The Streptococcus viridans genome includes a window with the following:
- a CDS encoding aminoacyltransferase, translated as MTFKIISREDFYQHSLTTSNHSFLQSIEMADLLHKRGATIHYIGWEEQGTLAISAILYSLPMTGGLHYEINSGPIVTDPRYLPDFYKALQAYVKENGGIEFILKPYDHYQTFDSNGNPTEEEQKQLLHPLLDLGYQFDGLQVGYPGGEPVWHYLKDLTDFDAKSLLKSFNKNCSRNITTALNYDISIRNIRREEIPQFKQIIEETGKRQGFEDKSLDYYYDLYDTFGKNAEFLIAEINTADALAYLDQKISLLNTSSKQYEQQLQKLEKQKTLVRETLADETTETVPLACALIIYNPSEVTYLFGGSYTKYQKFSAAFLIQYHAMKRALEKGITLYNFLGIQGIFDGSDGVLRFKQNFNGYIVRKMGTFRYYPNPLKFKALSLIKRLLGRS; from the coding sequence ATGACATTCAAGATTATTAGTAGGGAAGATTTTTACCAACACTCTCTTACTACTTCCAACCACTCTTTTTTACAGAGTATTGAAATGGCTGATTTGCTTCATAAAAGAGGCGCAACCATTCACTATATTGGATGGGAAGAGCAAGGAACATTAGCTATCTCTGCCATTTTATACAGCCTACCTATGACCGGAGGCCTACATTACGAAATCAATAGTGGGCCAATCGTTACGGATCCTCGCTACCTACCAGATTTTTACAAAGCATTACAGGCTTATGTTAAAGAAAATGGTGGTATCGAATTCATTTTAAAACCCTATGACCACTATCAAACTTTCGATAGCAATGGAAATCCAACTGAAGAAGAGCAAAAACAACTTCTCCATCCCCTACTGGATCTAGGCTATCAATTTGATGGTTTACAAGTGGGCTATCCTGGAGGAGAGCCAGTTTGGCATTATCTGAAGGACCTCACCGATTTTGATGCCAAATCTCTCCTAAAATCCTTCAACAAGAACTGTAGCCGGAATATTACGACTGCTCTCAACTATGATATTTCCATTCGAAATATTAGGAGAGAGGAAATCCCTCAGTTTAAACAAATTATTGAGGAAACTGGAAAACGTCAAGGTTTTGAAGATAAGAGTCTAGACTACTACTACGATCTCTATGATACCTTTGGGAAAAATGCAGAATTTCTCATTGCTGAAATCAATACAGCTGATGCACTCGCTTACTTAGACCAGAAGATTTCCTTGCTGAATACTTCATCTAAACAATATGAGCAACAGTTGCAAAAGTTAGAGAAACAAAAGACACTTGTCCGTGAGACCTTGGCTGATGAAACAACTGAAACTGTTCCTTTGGCCTGCGCCCTCATCATCTATAATCCATCAGAAGTGACCTATTTATTTGGTGGTTCGTATACCAAATATCAGAAATTTTCTGCTGCCTTCTTGATTCAATACCATGCAATGAAGCGAGCGTTAGAAAAAGGAATCACCTTATACAATTTCCTAGGCATTCAAGGGATCTTTGACGGATCAGACGGTGTTCTTCGTTTCAAACAGAACTTCAACGGCTATATCGTCCGTAAGATGGGTACCTTCCGTTATTACCCAAATCCTCTGAAATTTAAGGCCTTGTCCTTGATTAAACGACTCTTAGGACGCTCATAA
- the yidA gene encoding sugar-phosphatase, which translates to MNIKLVALDIDGTLLTSDGQVTPEVFQAIQDAKDQGVHVVLATGRPRSGVLRLLEELHLDQPGDLVITFNGGLIQDAHTGDTLYEEHLSYNDYLDIEALARKLAVPMHASAKSGIYTANRNIGTYTVHEAKLVHSDLFYRTPEEMKQHTVLKCMYVDEPEVLERIISSIPDSFYDRFTIVRSAPFYLEILPKTVDKGRALLHLASKLHLSPDQVMAVGDQENDHAMLEVAGFPVAMDNASPELKEIAKVVTRSNDESGVAYALRKWVLH; encoded by the coding sequence ATGAACATTAAACTTGTTGCCCTTGATATCGATGGGACCCTTTTAACATCTGACGGCCAAGTAACCCCCGAAGTTTTTCAAGCCATCCAAGATGCCAAAGATCAAGGGGTCCATGTTGTCTTAGCAACTGGTCGTCCTCGTTCTGGTGTCCTTCGATTGTTAGAAGAACTTCATTTGGATCAGCCGGGTGATCTCGTCATTACCTTCAATGGAGGGCTCATTCAAGACGCCCACACTGGTGATACTCTCTATGAAGAACACCTCTCCTACAATGACTATTTAGATATTGAAGCACTAGCTCGTAAATTAGCTGTTCCTATGCACGCTAGTGCCAAGTCTGGCATTTATACAGCTAATCGTAACATTGGTACCTATACCGTCCATGAAGCCAAATTGGTCCACTCTGATCTTTTCTACCGGACTCCAGAAGAAATGAAGCAGCATACGGTTCTCAAGTGTATGTATGTCGACGAACCGGAAGTCTTAGAAAGAATCATCTCCTCTATTCCAGATAGTTTTTACGACCGTTTTACGATTGTGCGTTCCGCACCTTTTTACCTTGAAATTTTGCCTAAAACAGTTGATAAAGGCCGGGCGCTCTTACACTTAGCGTCTAAGTTACACTTAAGTCCAGACCAAGTGATGGCGGTCGGCGATCAAGAAAACGACCATGCTATGCTAGAAGTTGCTGGCTTCCCAGTCGCGATGGACAACGCTAGTCCTGAATTAAAAGAGATTGCTAAAGTTGTTACGCGATCCAACGATGAGTCGGGTGTTGCTTACGCCCTTAGAAAGTGGGTACTCCATTAA
- a CDS encoding DUF1934 domain-containing protein: MKIRIQNQIQFDEQLEVMDQYYEGEWKEKGGYHYLLYVNEEGEKVALKFHDQELTMTRFSTPKSIMKFIASEKGHALIPTPLGMQQFVIDTQEYRLEQNKLGLSYQLLTTDESQQFATYRLELTWGD; the protein is encoded by the coding sequence TTGAAAATTAGAATACAAAATCAGATTCAATTTGATGAACAACTCGAAGTGATGGATCAATATTACGAAGGGGAGTGGAAGGAAAAGGGGGGCTATCACTATCTGCTTTACGTCAACGAAGAAGGAGAAAAAGTAGCCTTGAAATTTCATGATCAAGAATTGACCATGACTCGCTTCTCAACTCCAAAATCCATCATGAAATTTATAGCTTCTGAGAAAGGTCATGCGCTCATTCCAACTCCCCTGGGCATGCAGCAGTTTGTGATTGATACTCAGGAATATAGATTGGAGCAAAATAAGCTTGGCTTGTCCTATCAGTTGTTGACGACGGATGAAAGTCAGCAATTCGCTACCTATCGCTTAGAATTGACATGGGGAGACTAG
- a CDS encoding HD domain-containing protein has translation MNEKVFRDPVHNYIHVDHPVIYKLINTKEFQRLRRIKQLGTSGFTFHGGEHSRFSHCLGAYEIARRILSIFDEKYTDQWDSSESLLTMVAALLHDIGHGAYSHTFEGLFDTDHEKMTQEIITCPETEIYQILIKVAPDFPQKVASVIDHTYPNKQVVQLISSQIDVDRMDYLLRDAYFTGASYGNFDLTRILRVIRPVENGIAFQVNGMHAVEDYVVSRYQMYMQVYFHPATRAMEVLLQNLLKRARHLYLAHKEFFHATSPRLIPFFEHQVNLADYLALDDGVMNTYFQSWMESPDSVLSDLAQRFINRKVFKSILFQDKVEKQLATLKQLIQEVGFDPTYYTAIHRNFDLPYDVYRPDSEKPRTQIEIIQKDGNLAELSLLSPIVASLAGSRQGDNRFYFPKEMLLENSLFTPQLQLFQSYIVNDTFTGEKDEH, from the coding sequence ATGAATGAAAAAGTATTTCGGGATCCTGTGCACAACTATATCCACGTGGATCACCCAGTCATTTACAAGCTCATTAATACAAAAGAATTTCAACGACTACGTCGCATCAAACAGTTGGGAACCTCTGGGTTTACCTTTCATGGGGGCGAGCATAGTCGTTTTTCGCACTGTCTAGGAGCCTATGAAATCGCTCGTCGCATCCTATCGATCTTTGATGAGAAATACACTGATCAATGGGACTCGAGCGAATCCCTTCTTACCATGGTTGCCGCCTTGCTCCATGATATCGGACACGGCGCTTATTCGCATACCTTTGAAGGCCTATTTGATACAGACCATGAAAAAATGACTCAGGAAATCATTACCTGTCCTGAAACGGAAATTTACCAGATATTAATTAAAGTAGCACCAGACTTTCCTCAAAAGGTTGCCAGTGTTATCGACCACACCTACCCTAATAAACAAGTGGTGCAGTTAATCTCTAGTCAGATTGATGTCGATCGCATGGATTACCTTCTACGAGACGCCTACTTCACTGGTGCTTCTTACGGCAATTTTGATTTAACTCGTATATTGCGTGTCATTCGTCCAGTAGAAAACGGAATCGCTTTTCAGGTCAATGGGATGCATGCGGTTGAAGATTATGTTGTTTCTCGCTACCAAATGTATATGCAGGTCTACTTCCACCCGGCTACTAGAGCGATGGAAGTCCTATTGCAGAATCTGCTCAAGCGGGCACGTCATCTCTATCTTGCGCATAAGGAATTCTTTCACGCGACTTCACCCCGCTTGATTCCATTCTTTGAACACCAGGTAAACCTTGCCGATTACCTTGCTTTGGACGATGGCGTTATGAATACCTATTTTCAATCTTGGATGGAAAGCCCTGACTCTGTTCTCTCTGATTTGGCCCAGCGTTTTATCAATCGCAAGGTTTTCAAATCCATCCTCTTTCAAGATAAGGTCGAAAAACAATTAGCTACTCTCAAACAACTGATTCAAGAGGTCGGTTTCGATCCAACCTATTATACGGCTATTCATCGAAATTTTGACCTTCCTTACGACGTTTACCGACCAGATTCAGAAAAACCTCGTACTCAAATTGAAATCATCCAGAAGGATGGAAATTTAGCTGAGCTATCCCTCCTCTCTCCTATCGTTGCTTCCTTAGCAGGTAGCAGACAAGGGGATAACCGCTTCTATTTCCCAAAAGAAATGTTGCTTGAAAATAGTTTGTTTACACCTCAACTACAACTATTCCAGTCCTATATTGTTAACGATACCTTCACAGGAGAAAAAGATGAACATTAA
- a CDS encoding MIP/aquaporin family protein, which yields MKKFFAEVIGTFMLVFIGTGAVVFGNGTEGLGHLGIALAFGLSIVAAAYSIGTVSGAHLNPAVSIAMFVNKRLSSKDLVNYIVAQVVGAFIATASVFFLLSNSGMSTASLGENALAKGVTPFGGFLFEVIASFIFILVIMTVTSASKGNGKIAGLVIGLSLTLIILVGLNITGLSVNPARSLAPALFVGGAALQQIWIFILAPIVGGVLAALLAKNLIETEA from the coding sequence ATGAAAAAGTTTTTTGCTGAAGTAATCGGCACATTTATGCTTGTCTTTATCGGGACTGGCGCTGTTGTTTTTGGAAATGGAACTGAAGGACTTGGGCATTTAGGAATTGCCTTGGCATTCGGTTTGTCAATTGTTGCGGCTGCATACTCCATTGGGACTGTTTCTGGTGCTCACTTGAACCCAGCTGTTTCCATTGCTATGTTTGTAAACAAACGCTTATCTTCAAAAGACTTGGTCAATTACATTGTAGCGCAAGTAGTGGGAGCTTTCATTGCGACTGCTTCTGTCTTCTTCCTTTTGTCCAATTCAGGTATGTCAACAGCTAGTCTTGGTGAAAATGCCTTGGCTAAAGGAGTGACTCCATTTGGCGGTTTCTTGTTTGAAGTGATTGCTTCCTTTATCTTTATCTTGGTCATCATGACAGTGACATCAGCTTCTAAAGGAAACGGGAAGATCGCTGGTCTTGTGATTGGTTTGAGCTTGACCTTGATCATTCTTGTTGGCTTGAACATTACAGGTCTTTCTGTTAACCCAGCTCGTAGCTTGGCTCCTGCTCTCTTTGTAGGTGGTGCAGCCCTTCAACAAATTTGGATCTTTATCCTTGCTCCAATCGTTGGTGGTGTTTTGGCAGCCCTTCTTGCAAAGAATCTCATTGAAACAGAAGCATAA
- a CDS encoding aminoacyltransferase, producing the protein MYSYKIGITAEEHDEFVKTSPQTNLLQSSDWAKIKDNWGNERLGVYQDHKLVAVASILIQPLPLGFTMLYIPRGPIMDYQNSELVAFMLQSIKTYARSKRAVFAKFDPSLFLRKGLIGQEVKDQEATLAIIQSLKDCGVEWVGRTEDMGETIQPRFQANIYKEYFTEDQLSKSTKQAIRTARNKGVEVIFGGTELLDEFAALMKKTEARKGIHLRGRDYYEKLLTTYAGQSYITLSRINLAERLASLKEQLKKNQAEASRFNEKTKPGKIDNNRQEKERLEEEIQFLNQELKAGQEIVSLSGTLTLEFGGTSENVYAGMDENFRRYQPAILTWYETAQHAFDRGATWQNMGGVENQLDGGLYHFKSKFNPMIEEFVGEFNLPTSMLYPLVNKAYQLRKKLRNKQ; encoded by the coding sequence ATGTATAGTTACAAAATCGGCATTACTGCCGAAGAACATGATGAATTCGTTAAAACTAGCCCCCAAACCAATTTGCTTCAGAGCTCCGATTGGGCAAAGATCAAAGACAACTGGGGCAATGAACGCCTTGGCGTTTACCAAGATCACAAACTAGTCGCTGTCGCAAGTATTTTAATCCAACCCCTCCCACTTGGTTTTACCATGCTCTATATCCCGCGTGGACCTATTATGGATTACCAAAACAGCGAATTAGTAGCCTTTATGCTCCAATCCATCAAAACATATGCTAGAAGCAAGCGTGCTGTCTTTGCCAAATTTGATCCTTCTCTTTTCCTGAGAAAAGGATTAATCGGTCAAGAAGTAAAAGATCAAGAGGCTACTTTAGCGATTATCCAATCCTTAAAAGATTGTGGAGTCGAATGGGTTGGACGAACAGAAGACATGGGAGAAACCATTCAACCACGCTTCCAGGCCAATATCTACAAGGAATACTTCACAGAGGACCAACTGTCCAAATCCACCAAGCAAGCCATTCGGACCGCTCGAAATAAAGGAGTTGAAGTCATCTTTGGAGGCACTGAACTCTTAGACGAATTTGCAGCTCTGATGAAAAAGACAGAAGCTCGAAAAGGCATCCATCTTCGTGGAAGAGACTATTATGAGAAACTGCTAACAACCTATGCAGGACAATCGTACATCACTCTATCAAGAATCAACTTGGCTGAGCGTCTTGCTTCACTCAAAGAACAGCTTAAAAAAAATCAAGCAGAGGCTAGTCGTTTTAACGAAAAAACAAAACCAGGCAAAATCGACAACAACCGTCAAGAAAAAGAACGTTTGGAGGAAGAAATCCAATTTCTCAATCAAGAGCTAAAAGCTGGCCAAGAGATTGTTTCTCTTTCTGGAACCTTAACTCTTGAATTTGGGGGCACTTCAGAGAATGTCTATGCGGGCATGGATGAGAACTTCCGCCGCTATCAACCAGCTATTTTGACTTGGTATGAAACAGCCCAGCATGCCTTTGACCGTGGAGCTACTTGGCAAAATATGGGAGGAGTTGAGAACCAGTTAGATGGAGGCCTCTACCACTTCAAGTCAAAATTTAATCCAATGATTGAAGAATTTGTTGGCGAATTCAACCTCCCAACTAGCATGCTTTATCCCCTTGTTAACAAGGCCTATCAATTACGAAAAAAACTAAGAAATAAACAGTAA
- the tpiA gene encoding triose-phosphate isomerase, whose translation MSRKPFIAGNWKMNKNPEEAKAFVEAVASKLPSSDLVEAGIAAPALDLTTVLAAAKGSNLKVAAQNCYFENAGAFTGETSPQVLKEIGTDYVVIGHSERRDYFHETDEDINKKAKAIFANGLLPIICCGESLETYEAGKAAEFVGAQVSAALAGLTAEQVAASVIAYEPIWAIGTGKSASQDDAQKMCKVVRDVVAADFGQEVADKVRVQYGGSVKPENVAEYMACPDVDGALVGGASLDPESFLALLNFVN comes from the coding sequence ATGTCACGTAAACCATTTATTGCTGGTAACTGGAAAATGAACAAAAACCCAGAAGAAGCAAAAGCATTCGTTGAAGCAGTAGCATCAAAACTTCCTTCATCTGATCTTGTTGAAGCTGGAATTGCAGCTCCTGCACTTGACTTGACAACTGTTCTTGCTGCAGCGAAAGGTTCAAACCTTAAAGTTGCTGCTCAAAACTGCTACTTTGAAAACGCTGGTGCTTTCACTGGTGAAACTAGCCCACAAGTTTTGAAAGAAATCGGTACAGACTACGTAGTCATCGGTCACTCAGAACGTCGTGACTACTTCCACGAAACAGACGAAGATATCAACAAAAAAGCAAAAGCAATCTTTGCAAATGGTTTGCTTCCAATCATCTGTTGTGGTGAGTCACTTGAAACTTACGAAGCTGGTAAAGCTGCTGAATTCGTAGGTGCTCAAGTATCAGCTGCTTTGGCTGGCTTGACAGCTGAGCAAGTCGCTGCATCTGTTATCGCTTATGAGCCTATTTGGGCTATCGGTACAGGTAAATCAGCTTCACAAGACGACGCACAAAAAATGTGTAAAGTGGTTCGTGACGTTGTAGCTGCTGACTTCGGTCAAGAAGTTGCTGACAAAGTACGTGTTCAATACGGTGGTTCAGTGAAACCTGAAAACGTTGCAGAATACATGGCTTGTCCAGACGTTGATGGAGCTCTTGTAGGTGGTGCATCCCTTGATCCAGAAAGCTTCTTGGCATTGTTGAACTTCGTAAACTAA
- a CDS encoding metallophosphoesterase, translating to MTRIGFMSDLHLDSNQFGETERMQLHQVLKEEQIDHLHLAGDISNDFKQISLPFIQELQRQIPVSFNLGNHDMLSLSEAEIKQYDFQVQTFGDSHLVSLAGWYDYSFVPEKSKEAHLRTKNTFWFDRRLERPFDDPTITQEVLSQLDQVLASLDGRIIVALHFVPHKDFLVSHPYFQKFNAFLGSQVFHDLFLKHKVSDVVFGHLHHRHPSRVIDGIHYHMRPLGYIREWQLTEDFFKDFPQYKIPQMYRLHKRYNAVKDLAEFHQYKRQHLASEFRQALTILDC from the coding sequence ATGACACGTATTGGTTTTATGAGTGACCTGCACCTGGATTCCAATCAGTTTGGCGAGACCGAACGCATGCAACTCCATCAGGTCCTAAAAGAAGAACAAATTGATCACCTTCATCTAGCTGGCGACATTTCCAATGACTTTAAGCAGATAAGTCTCCCCTTTATTCAGGAACTCCAAAGACAGATTCCTGTCTCCTTTAACCTGGGTAATCACGATATGCTATCTCTTTCAGAAGCAGAAATCAAACAGTACGATTTTCAAGTCCAAACCTTTGGGGATAGCCATTTAGTCAGTCTTGCTGGTTGGTACGATTATAGCTTTGTCCCTGAAAAGAGCAAGGAGGCCCACCTGCGTACCAAAAATACTTTCTGGTTTGATCGAAGATTGGAACGTCCTTTCGATGATCCAACCATCACGCAAGAAGTCCTCTCCCAATTGGATCAGGTCCTCGCTTCTTTAGATGGTAGAATCATCGTCGCTCTTCACTTTGTTCCCCACAAGGACTTTCTCGTTAGCCACCCCTACTTTCAGAAATTCAATGCCTTCTTAGGCAGTCAAGTTTTTCACGATCTCTTTTTGAAGCATAAGGTATCGGACGTGGTTTTTGGCCACTTGCACCATCGCCATCCTTCTAGAGTCATCGATGGCATCCACTATCACATGCGGCCTCTTGGCTATATTCGAGAATGGCAACTGACGGAAGACTTTTTCAAGGACTTTCCTCAATACAAGATTCCTCAAATGTATCGTCTTCATAAACGCTACAATGCTGTGAAAGACTTAGCTGAATTTCATCAATACAAAAGACAACATTTAGCAAGTGAATTTCGTCAGGCTTTAACCATCCTTGATTGCTAA
- a CDS encoding cation-translocating P-type ATPase: MSKEQNKDLFYTQTSEEVLKNLDSSIEGLSTAQAQERLATYGRNELEEGEKRSLLAKFLDQFKDLMIIILLAAAALSVITEGMDGLTDAMIILAVVVLNAAFGVYQEGQAEAAIEALKNMSSPMARVRRDGHVIEIDSKELVPGDIVLLEAGDVVPADMRLFEAASLKIEEAALTGESVPVEKDVTGLVEADAGIGDRVNMGYQNSNVTYGRGIGVVTNTGMYTEVGKIADMLANADETETPLKQSLEQLSKALTYLIVVIAVITFLVGVFVRGEHPLEGLMVAVALAVAAIPEGLPAIVTIVLSLGTTTLAKRNSIVRKLPAVETLGSTEIIASDKTGTLTMNQMTVEKVYTNGQLQSSASEIAASNNTLRIMNFANDTKVDPSGKLIGDPTETALVQFGLDHNFDVREVLKDEPRVAELPFDSDRKLMSTIHKEADGSYFIAVKGAPDQLLKRVTRIEVNGEVRPITEEDKQAILATNKDLAKQALRVLMMAYKTSKEIPTLESEIVESDLIFSGLVGMIDPERPEAAEAVRVAKEAGIRPIMITGDHQDTAEAIAKRLGIIDPNDTEDHVFTGAELNELSDEEFQKVFKQYSVYARVSPEHKVRIVKAWQKEGKVVAMTGDGVNDAPSLKTADIGIGMGITGTEVSKGASDMVLADDNFATIIVAVEEGRKVFSNIQKSIQYLLSANMAEVFTIFFATLFGWDVLQPVHLLWINLVTDTLPAIALGVEPAEPGVMTHKPRGRKSNFFDGGVFGAILYQGIFQTMLVLGVYGWALISPEHSTRAEIHADALTMAFATLGLIQLLHAFNVKSVYQSIFKVGLFKNKTFNWSIPVAFILLMATIMVPGFNKLFHVSHLSLTQWLVVAVGALMIVVLVEIVKAVQRALGKDKNAI, encoded by the coding sequence TTGTCAAAAGAACAAAATAAAGACTTGTTTTACACACAGACCTCAGAAGAAGTCCTAAAGAACTTGGACTCATCTATCGAGGGTTTGTCAACTGCTCAAGCTCAAGAACGCCTAGCGACTTATGGTCGCAATGAGTTGGAAGAGGGAGAGAAACGGAGCCTGCTAGCTAAATTCCTTGATCAATTTAAGGATTTGATGATTATCATCTTGCTTGCAGCAGCGGCACTTTCTGTGATTACAGAAGGGATGGATGGTTTAACGGATGCCATGATCATCTTGGCCGTTGTTGTCTTGAATGCTGCCTTTGGGGTTTACCAAGAAGGGCAAGCAGAAGCAGCCATTGAAGCTCTGAAAAATATGTCTAGCCCGATGGCTCGTGTTCGTCGTGATGGTCATGTCATTGAGATTGACTCAAAAGAATTGGTACCTGGAGATATCGTCTTGCTTGAAGCAGGAGATGTCGTGCCCGCAGATATGCGTTTGTTTGAAGCAGCTTCCCTTAAAATTGAAGAAGCAGCTCTTACAGGGGAGTCTGTCCCAGTTGAAAAAGATGTGACAGGACTTGTTGAAGCGGATGCCGGTATCGGGGACCGTGTTAACATGGGTTACCAAAACTCAAACGTAACTTACGGTCGTGGGATTGGTGTCGTGACCAACACTGGTATGTACACAGAAGTTGGTAAGATTGCGGACATGTTGGCTAATGCTGACGAGACAGAGACACCATTGAAGCAAAGCTTGGAACAATTATCTAAGGCCTTGACTTACTTGATCGTTGTGATTGCAGTGATCACTTTCTTGGTTGGTGTCTTTGTTCGTGGAGAACATCCATTAGAAGGCTTGATGGTGGCGGTTGCTCTTGCGGTTGCTGCGATTCCAGAAGGTCTCCCTGCCATTGTAACCATCGTTCTATCTTTGGGGACAACAACCCTTGCCAAACGTAATTCGATTGTTCGTAAATTACCAGCAGTTGAAACTCTTGGTTCAACAGAAATCATCGCATCTGATAAAACAGGTACTTTGACCATGAACCAAATGACGGTTGAAAAAGTTTATACCAACGGTCAATTGCAAAGCTCGGCATCCGAGATTGCTGCTAGCAACAATACCCTCCGTATCATGAACTTTGCCAATGATACCAAGGTGGATCCATCTGGTAAGTTGATTGGGGATCCAACGGAGACAGCTCTTGTACAGTTTGGTTTGGACCACAACTTTGATGTTCGTGAGGTCTTGAAGGATGAACCACGTGTAGCTGAATTGCCATTTGACTCAGACCGTAAGCTCATGTCTACCATTCATAAGGAAGCAGACGGTTCTTACTTTATCGCTGTCAAGGGTGCACCTGATCAGCTGCTCAAGCGCGTGACTCGTATTGAAGTCAATGGGGAAGTTCGCCCCATCACAGAAGAAGATAAACAAGCTATCCTTGCTACCAACAAAGACTTGGCTAAGCAAGCCCTTCGTGTCTTGATGATGGCTTATAAGACAAGTAAGGAAATTCCAACCTTGGAATCTGAAATTGTTGAATCTGACCTCATCTTCTCTGGTTTGGTCGGCATGATCGACCCTGAACGTCCAGAAGCTGCAGAAGCTGTCCGAGTCGCTAAGGAAGCGGGTATCCGTCCGATTATGATCACTGGTGACCACCAAGATACGGCTGAAGCTATCGCCAAACGTCTCGGTATCATCGATCCAAATGATACAGAAGACCATGTCTTCACTGGAGCTGAGTTGAACGAACTCTCTGATGAAGAATTCCAAAAAGTCTTCAAACAATACTCTGTATACGCTCGTGTATCACCTGAACACAAGGTTCGGATCGTGAAAGCCTGGCAAAAAGAAGGCAAGGTTGTTGCCATGACAGGTGATGGGGTCAATGACGCGCCATCACTTAAGACAGCAGATATTGGTATCGGTATGGGGATTACAGGTACAGAGGTTTCTAAGGGGGCTTCTGATATGGTCCTTGCCGATGACAACTTCGCAACTATTATTGTAGCAGTAGAAGAAGGACGTAAGGTCTTCTCCAATATCCAAAAATCCATCCAATACCTCTTGTCTGCCAATATGGCTGAGGTCTTCACGATTTTCTTTGCAACCCTCTTTGGTTGGGATGTGTTGCAACCAGTGCATCTTCTCTGGATCAACTTGGTAACTGATACTTTACCAGCTATCGCTCTTGGGGTAGAGCCTGCTGAGCCAGGCGTTATGACCCACAAACCTCGTGGTCGTAAGTCTAACTTCTTTGATGGTGGTGTCTTTGGGGCTATCCTTTATCAAGGAATCTTCCAAACGATGCTAGTTCTTGGTGTCTATGGTTGGGCTTTGATTTCTCCTGAACACTCTACTCGTGCAGAAATCCATGCTGACGCATTGACTATGGCCTTTGCAACTCTTGGATTGATCCAATTGCTCCATGCCTTTAACGTTAAATCCGTTTACCAATCCATCTTTAAAGTAGGACTCTTTAAAAACAAGACCTTTAACTGGTCTATCCCAGTTGCCTTCATTCTTTTAATGGCGACCATTATGGTACCTGGATTCAATAAACTCTTCCATGTGTCTCATTTGAGCTTGACACAATGGTTGGTTGTTGCTGTAGGTGCCCTTATGATTGTTGTTTTGGTTGAAATCGTTAAAGCTGTTCAACGAGCACTCGGAAAAGATAAAAATGCCATTTAA